TCGACGTGCCGGCGGCCCGCGCCCGGGGGGTTGGCGAGGTGCTCGAGCCGGTCGGCGGACTCCCCGAAGTCTGGTATCTTCTCGTCAACCCGGGGGTGGCCGTTTCGACCGCCTGGGTCTTTGGAAATTTGGGGTTGACAGCCCCCCGGCAGGCGGCTAAACTGCGCGAGTTTCCCCGGACGACAGATGCTTTGGTGCGCCTTCTGCGCAACGATTTGGAGGCGGTGACCTGCTCCCGCTATCCGCAGGTGGCAAAGGCGAGGGAAGCTCTGCTGGATCTCGGTGCGGCAGGGGTGCTGATGTCCGGCAGCGGGGCGACTGTTTTCGGGGTCTTTTCGGATGAAGGTCAGGTGCGGCAGGCCGGTGAACGGCTTGATGGCGAAAGTGACTGGCAGGTCTTTGTCGCCAGACCTTGCTGATATGCTGCATCGGGCTGCAGACTGTGATGGGGCGTCGCCAAGCGGTAAGGCACCGGATTTTGATTCCGGCATTCCCAGGTTCGAATCCTGGCGCCCCAGCCATTGTTCAAAAAAAGCGGACGGGTGTCGGTTTCGGCGGGTTGGAACGGGCGTCGGCCGCGATTTCATGTTTTCGATATACGACCTTATTACGTCGCTAACCGAGCAGGTCATGGCGCTTCCATGGCCTTGTCGTTTTTTACGGGATGCTGTGGATGGGTGGTAAAATGATTGAAAAGCTGAAGATCTTCACCGGCAACTCCAATATCGACCTGGCCCGCGAAATCTGTGCCACCCTGTCGGTGCCGCTCGGCAAGGCGAGCGTCCGTACCTTTTCCGATGGCGAAATCATGGTCGAGATCGGCGAGAATGTCCGCGGCTGCGATGTCTATATCATTCAGTCGACCTGCAAGCCGTCGAACAACAATCTGATGGAGATGCTGGTGATGACCGACGCCCTGAAGCGGGCATCTGCCGCCAGTATCACGGCCGTCGTTCCTTACTTCGGTTATGCCCGGCAGGACCGCAAGGTCGCGCCCCGTACTCCCATTACCAGCAAGCTGGTGGCCGACCTGATCTCGGTGGCCGGCGTCAGCCGACTGGTGACCATGGATCTGCATGCCGGGCAGATTCAGGGCTTTTTCAATGTACCGGTCGATCATCTCTATGCCGCGCCGGTCATTCTGTCGGCGATCAAGGACCGGTTCGGCGACCAGGAGCTGGTTGTCGTATCGCCGGATGCCGGCGGGACGGAGCGGGCACGTGCCTTCGCCAAGCGTCTCGATGCCGGCCT
This region of Geothermobacter ehrlichii genomic DNA includes:
- a CDS encoding ribose-phosphate pyrophosphokinase; the encoded protein is MIEKLKIFTGNSNIDLAREICATLSVPLGKASVRTFSDGEIMVEIGENVRGCDVYIIQSTCKPSNNNLMEMLVMTDALKRASAASITAVVPYFGYARQDRKVAPRTPITSKLVADLISVAGVSRLVTMDLHAGQIQGFFNVPVDHLYAAPVILSAIKDRFGDQELVVVSPDAGGTERARAFAKRLDAGLAIIDKRRSGPNVSEVMHIIGDVEGKVCLIVDDMIDTAGTLCQAAQALKEKGADKIYASATHPVLSGPALDRINGSCLEEVWVTNTIPIEDKLEQCDRLRILSVAELLAEAIRRIHGDESVSSLFV